GTTCCTCCGACTGCTCCCCGTGGTCAAACATGGTAATCTGTGACGGCGTCTGCCTTACGTCTCCTCCAGTGCAGAGCCTCTCACGTGCTGCTTTATCAAAAAGCGCTGGGAGCTTGTTTTTTGTCCTCACAAAGGCTTATTTTGCTCCTCTGCTTGTTCCCTTTCTTTCTGATAAGGTACGAGGTCTTTGAACATGGAACTCAGAAGCATTCGTTTGTTCTTCCTCTCCCGTCTCTGCTCCGAGGGAGTGTCTGCGTCTCTGCCCCTTTTGTGATTGACAGGATTCACAGCTCCAGCAATCGCTCCCTCGTTTCCTTCCCTACTTCACCTCCTACTCATCCTACCTTTGCTTCCTGTTCTCTGCAGAAGCTCCGGGCCAGGATTTTGTCACACTGGACTACCGCATGCGCTATTACCCCAGCATCACGTACGCCGTCATCGGCAGCGCCGTCATCTTCGTCCTGGTGGTGGCGCTGCTGGCCTTGGTGCTCCACCACCAGAGGAAACGCAGCGTCCTGCTCCCCAGAGGTGTGAGGGGGAGCCTGCATCACCaccagccgctgctgctgtcccGGCTGGTCATCTTGGACCAGGGCAACCTCCACCCAGAGGGTCTCACGGTGGCGGTGGCGGGCCGCTCGAACACACTGGGGCTGGGACTGTCTGGTGCCCTTTACCCCTCTGGACTCTCCACAGACTCTCTGCCGTCGTACTCACAGGCTGTTCAGGACGTCAGGTGAAGagaataatgatgataataactCTGGAAGTTCATTATCTTTTGTCTGCATCCAAAGAGCTCTCTCATTATTACAAACCAGTCACGCTACATTCACCCATAGTGACTTTCCCAGTTCATTACTGTGCTGATGTAGCCGTGGCGCCTCTCTTTGTTTCTTCCTCGCAGCCGGCCTCCATGGTTTGATCTACCCCCTCCTCCGTACCTCTCAGTGGAAGGATCCTCATCAGAGGATGTGCTTCCCCAATACGAGGAGCTGCATGACCCCACAGCGCGGCACACTGCAGCCTCCGCTCCCAGAACTGTGGCCTCAGGTGCCCAGGTGAGCAGGAGATCCAGAGACGACTTGGACCAGCTGTAGCTGCAGGTTCGCACGAGGCCAGGACAGCCTCCAGCCAGCAGAGCAAAAGACTGTAGCTCCAGCAGGGCTCGGAATGTCCTGTAAGCTGAGCTGCTCTGGACCTAGACTGGATGTTGTGTACTGGCTCCCCCTAGTGGAGTCATGGATGAGTGCACTCCACCCTCATGACGATCGCTAAGCGACGTTTTAAAGGTTACTTCAGTTGATTTGTGCCCTTTTAAGAGATCCTTTCCACTAAACTGCAGTCTCTGTCTTCTTTCAGACCATTTATACCTGATGGCTTCTCTCTCAATGGATAATTATCTACAGTAAAGGATCCATGATATTCTGTGTTCTAATGGAAATGGAGGCACATATTTAGCTGTAGGATTTgttgtacttttttttaaatcaataccTTAATGTGACATTAAATAATATATTGATTTAGTAAATGATAATAATGTTTGAGCTGTAGATAAGAGTTGCAGCTTGTTGCTTTTGAAGATAAGCGGTACAGTTGCGTAGGAGTTTGATGGCAATTATTACGTACTGTGGAAAAGCAGCTTGTCTCTGTCTACAGTGTGGAAATAAGCAGTCATCTAATAAAATCTAGCAGATAATGATTACAAAATTTCCTTGTATTAAATCATAAAGCGTTTTAAGTAAAAACATGTCACAATAGCTGAAAGAAGATCTCATATTCATTTAAATGGAAGCTAAaatatgaaagagaaaaaagaaaaaagttaatCAAGAACATACTCTCAGCCGGTTTAAGTTTGTATGAATACACATTTCTTGTCCatacatgtatatatgtgtTCTCAAGGCCTGGtgttagtgcctctgtgcttcATCTGTTGGCACAAACAGTCTTTGAAACCTCAAAAACCAGCGTTTTACAATAAGCTCAAAGCAGACATGTGAGACAATCATCAGAATGTCGTGAATCTTGCTCAGCAGTATTAAACCGGGACTCCAATCCTCATGTGAAGATGACAGCTGTGACATTATATGTTGGCTCTTGTTTAACACGAGGAAGAAGGAAAAGCAGGTTTCTGATAGAAGAATTTGTACAAAGACTCGTCTTTGTCCAGGAAATCCAATCAAAACCAAAGATATTCATTAAGACTGACCAGGCTCCTAAAACCTGTGGGTGTCTGTTTCTGTACAGGAAAAATATGATAAGCGATGGAGGGCAAAACCAAAATGATATTTGCTGTAAAACTGGAACATTTCTCAGGCTAAAACTGCCTCTCTGAGCTGTAATCTGattctttattctgttttaaGAAATCTTAAATATTTAGTTCAGTCTCATGAagtttctgtcatttttctgttttctgttttttttgctcCTCATGATCTTTTTTAgcattgaaaataaaataaaactctgcctcccttttcttcctttgaGTGTTTAAGGCCTTTCATAACATTTTCCTTgcaaatttattttttatttaatcttgtCCTCGAGACAGTTAGATTTTAGTATCAAACCCATAAATActgcagtggaggaggagcagaatgTATTTCCTGTTGCAAAATGGTGGAAACTTAAATCATTTGTATGTATCTGATTGTCAATAAGAGTAAAGTGGCATCTAAACGCTCATCATCTCAAACGTGCACTGTTGTCACCTATCATCCATTTCTTTATAATGATCATTAGAGTTCTGCACCGACATTTCTGTCCAGCAGATGTCGCCCTGTCGCCATAATAAACGGACCTCGGAGCAGAAACGTTCAAACCTGAAGTTCTTCATTTCTCTCTCGCGTCACTGCTGTCAACtattatctatttattttaggTTTCGATGACACCTAAAGATGTTTGGCTTCAAGCTTAGGTCCAGCCGGAACTCATGGCAACCGTCTCAGTGAGATCTTTCGTGAGACAAAGGTCGTCCAATTCATAAGTTGCCTCCTATTTTCATTGTCATGATTCTATAACATTCATTTTAAGTTGCCTCTCCCACCGTAATATCCGTATCACATTATGATACAGATAAGCCGTGATACCATCACACAACACCCCCTCCGTGTCCTTCACATCCCTCCACCTGCCCTCCCCCCAGCTTCCTAACTGTCCAATATCCATTATTGTTCATCTTTTATCTGCCGGCACTTAAACTCATCTCTcattttcagcccccccccagcaccggCAGCAGCTCCGCTGTCCTTTACCTCATCTTAAACCCGGGTTCTAGAGCCCTGTGTTTGCTTAGCCCGAGCTCTTAACCACACAGACTTTAATTAAAAGCCTGCACGCTCCTCTTTTTCAGCCTGTCCTCTTTCCTGTCTGCCAGGCAGCTGGTGACTGGGGGAAATGTCCGGCTGAAGTGGAGGACATCGGGACACGCTCTTCAGTCAATCAAAAGGAAcagagaatatttaaaaaagaggTTTTAGTTAAAGTTGGACTGGTCATTATAGTGAGAGGAAGCGGCTGGAGCTGGTTTAATGGAGGTGACTTTTGCTCAGTATATGACCAGACGACGTGAAAACGCAGGTGATTCATCACACATACCTGTCTGAGGTCTTATCAGGGTGGAGGTGCTTCAGTGCCGCAGTGACCCTGAAAGCTTTGTTGTCAGGGTCAGTTTGCCCCTGTAGGGTCTGCCACACACTATTAGTCATGGTTGGAGAGCCAGAAAAACTTAATGAAGGACCGGCGCGTCCTGGTCGGGACTCTGCTCTGGAGCCGGGGATGGAGCTCAATGACAGGCCCCCACTGGCCTACGACCTCACCTCTGATGCCCAGGTCAGAGCCGATGAGCTCCTGTGTTTAATGGCAGGACTGCTGACTGTATCAATCCAGACTGAGGtacacaaataaagacaaatcacTTTTTCAGCCTCCTTTGACAAGACACCAAATCTTTTTTACTTTCTGCGCCACTTAACAATCAGTTGAACTGCTGGAGGCCGTCTTCAGAGTGTTAGAAGAGCTCTAAATGAGCATCCCCCTGAAAACTGAGACCCTGTTGGACATTTTCTTTACTAATGGACTTATTTCTGCTTTGGTCAGTCCTGCCGcgaccctgctgtgatgtgcaggGACGATGTCATCATGCAGAAGGTCAAACGGACATATTCTGTCTTGGCTTTTGCATTATTGTAACAAACATCTGTtggaaaaatgcattttggcACCAAccaaactaaaataaaaggcaGGTCGCTCCCGGTTTTGCTCACATATACAATCAGTCACTTTGGTTCGGTGCCACGGCTCCAGTGAACTGAAGATAAGACCCCGTGTTTTCACATGTAAATGACGCGAGCTTGGAGGGGAAAGGATTGGGCGTATTGTTAGCGGGGAGCAGCACTGAGGGGCTGCGAGGTGCTCTGCTGAGGGGTTTGGCCAGTGCAGCTCTTATCAGATGAAGAGCAGGCCTCTGAGGGTAGGAGGGGTCGGCGAGGGACAAGGGCTGGGTAGGATCGAGGGGGCCAACAAGAGAATAGAACAGCTGGCGGAGTCACGCGTGCAACCTCGAAAACACACAGAGACCAGACACGCTGAGCACGGTGGGAATCTCCTCTGCAAAGACCCACAAACACAcgagctctttttttttttcttttttttatcagtcaCCAGCCAGCAAGTCTTAGCAGCAAATCACACACCCACAGCATGGAAACGGGAGCGTTCCACACAATCACAAAGCAAAACGACAAAGATTTACAGCAAATAAAGACCAGGATTTGGGTTTCACATGAATTGCGGTTCAACGTGAGCCCCGGATTTTAAACTCAGAGTAAAGTTCCTTCATCGCTCACAGCGGTCACACACAATTATGGAAATGACACCACAAatgttgttggggggggtgaagaaatTCAGCAAAAATGAAAGGCCGAATCAATCAGAACCGCCTGAGAAAATGCTCATGAGATCAAAGTTCCCCTAAACATGTGACCCCGTGTTAGTTTTTACTGCCATGCTTCGGCTTAAGTTGCCGACATTCCGACAGCAGCCAAAATTCCTCtcatatatatgcatatatgcGTACATATGCATAAGTCAGACCAGTGTTAGCAGCTGAAACAGTAACACTTCCCTGCTTAAGAATAGACCAGGGTGCTGGCTCTTGTCCCCGCCATTCAGACCAGTGTTAACCACACAGACCAGCATGCTAATGGGTAATCCCTGAGGACCAGCCACCTTTGTGTCATCCCCTAAGAGGATGTCTCTCTCTGGGCGACTGGGTGACAGCCACCAGGCTGCCGGCAAATGGACAAGCAGCGTGTTGGCGGATTCTCATCTGAGCCCTCCAGAGGTGGACCAGCAGGTTGCCAGACCCTGACGGGTTCCTGACGGGCAGAAGATTGGCGCCTTAAAAGGTTGTGGGTGAGAGTGTGGCGAGGGAGTCGTTGTGCAGCAGGTGGGACGTGTCAACAAAGACCCAAAGGACTCCAGCGGCACTGGGATGAGGTTGTTGCTTTtgtcttaaaagaaaaaaaaagctcataATGACTTGAAGACCCATTGTTGATATTTGCATAATAGCAAGAAATTGTCAGGGGTAAACGGGGCTTTGGCATCTGAAAGATTTTCCTGGGGATTGGAGCAAGTGTCCGTGTGTCTCGGTGGATTAGAACATTCCACACTGCAAGGTGGGAAGTTGGAGAGGGGAGTCAGCCAAGAAGAAGGCTGTCACCgaggaccagagaggacatTCCACAGTGCAAGGTGCAGCATGGAGGACATAGCAGGCATGAAATCCCTTTGGAGAAAACCTGTATTCATTATGATGCGACTAAATAAAGCgtagggtgggggtgggggcgggggcgggggcggggtcCCTCCCTGGAGACGGTTCAAAATGGATGTGTGGTCTGCGCGTGTGGTACTATATGTTACTGGCCAGCCTTCATAACTCCATACAACAGTTCATCCAGGCCTGGTTTTATACTGTCTGTGATGAAATATCGTGGTCTCATCCCAACTCTGTTCCCTCATCTGTCTTGGTGCCCCCCAGAGGACTGAGCTCCACATGCAGCACCCAGGTTGTGCAGTAGGACGGGAGCAGGCGGGACCTCCGACCATCTCTGTCTGTTTACATCCTCGTAAAAGCATATCGAGAAGAATTTATGTATCACAACTACAGTTATTACAAAAGGACCTTCACTTATTCTGAATCCTGATGAGATGAAATATAGTTAAAGGGTGACATTTGCAGAGATGGGCAACAAAACCAGGTTAAATAAGCCCCTTTATACTTTATCTATAGCAATCTTTTGGCACTGAGGGGTCTGGCTGGATTATTCTGAAACCTGGATTTAATCGATTTGAAATTTGGTTGGGATCCTGCAGCAGGACCGGTGTTCAGAGATGCTCTCGGGATTTTTCTTGTAATTGCCCCACTTGTTGGTATGTTGGTAATCATTTTAGATTAAATGTCCCCGAGATCCTTTAGCAAACCTCTGAATCTTCGTGATTTCTCAGGCTAGATGTGTCAGGACCGTTGATGCTGGATCAGCAGattttaaacacactttagaGAACACAATTTTGAAAGAAAGGGAGCAAAAGTCGCCAGTCTTCTATCAAGGCCGCAGTCCTGAACTTCCTTCATGTGTTTGAGTTGTTTGTTCTGGACGTTTGTTACATATTTGTCATGGTAATCTGATGTCCCCCCATGCTAAACATCATCAATCGTTCTTTGCCTGCAGCAACACCACCCCCCATTGCCCTCGCTCTTTCTTTATTATGAAACATTCAGAGAAACCTACACACACCCTGCTTAGAAAGGATCCCCCGACCCGGCTCGCAGTCCACCAGACAGGGCCACCCCATGCATCGCACGTTCCACGCAAGCAGGGAGCACGACACGTCCTCATGCCCCTCATTTTATCCATGCACCTCGGTTCCATCCATCAtatctgcacccccccccccctcccccgggtCCCCATCATGTCCTTACAAAGGCAGCaagccaaagaaaagaaaaggcagaaaaggagagaagaatACAGCCGCTACCATGCAGAACAGTGCTGGCCGAAGTACCGTCTATTGTCCCGGGCCCTGCCTCTCCTCGCCTGGTCTCTCCTAAAAACACACCCTCTTCTCCCAGGAAACAACAGCCCCACAGCTGGGGGGATGGAACTTGGGGTGTGTTGCTGTCTAAAGGAGTATAGTTCAGGCCCCGCGATGGCCCCCTGGTCACCAGCCGACCGTACGTGTTGAGCCGTCAAACGGGGACGCCCTGGCCCTCCCCTTGTCTTCATGGGCACTCCTTCTGGTGGGCAGTGGAGGCCCCCGAACCGGTGACTCAGGGGCCCAAAGGCACAAATGCACCATGCTCTGCTGACCCGAACTCACAGGAGAACAGAGAGGCTCAGGTTGAGCGCGGGGGCCCGACCACGCATCTGCAgggaacattttaaaaagaggaacTCCCTGACACGTTTATACGCCTTTAACTTCACTCAGATGTGTGCGCTCAactgaaatgctgctgcagcacagatcTGGCTTCTGCTAAAGGAAAGAAGACAAAATCCAGGTTCCAAAAAGGACTAAGATTGAAGAGGGGGAAAGCATGAAAGTGAATGGGCTGCATCCACTGGCTGCAGACAAAAGCTAGTGCTTCTCTGTTGATGGCGATGTTCTGTCTTTGTAGCCAAAAGAAGAGAGGGATGTCCCCACTTGGTCATGTTCACACCCTCTGCTGATAGAGCACCTCTCACTGCTGGTCATGGATGTTAGGAGGTCCTGCAGCTGCATGAGCACCAATGTTGGTGACACCAGAGAGATGAAGGGAAGAAGACACACTGCTCaggaaagaggtgaagaagaaagGATGCGGACATTCATTTGAGGGTTCCGGACTGAAAGTTAGACCCGAAGTTTGACAAGTGAAGTaagcagagctggaactgagGAAAATGCTTGGGATATATTGAATGTTGCAAGTGAAACAAAGCATGTGTGGAATTGTCCAAAGGCTGTGAGACTCGAGAGACCGCTGAGGCAAAGCGTGGTGAAGAGGGGGCAGGATGGGCAGGGAAGGGCTCGAGGACGGGATCATGTTTGGCACGTACTTTTAATTGGTGCAAATCAGTAGCAGGGGAACAGAGCATTTGAGATGTTGTCTTAAAAtctgtctacacacacacacacacacacattcatgttccTTCACAAATGTCTTAATGGAACCGTGACTCACTATGCTCCATCTCTATTCAATAAAAGGACAATGGAGTGCTGAAACTGCTAAACGGCAGTTAAAtccatacgtgtgtgtgcgtgtgtgtgtgtgtgtgtgtgtgtgtgtgtgtgtgtgtgtgtgtgtgtgtgtgttgggcatATACATGAGTGTACATAGCCATGTGTTCGGTCCTTGAACCGCACAGATTGGGATTTTCCCCAGTGAACCGCTCCATATGGAGCCTCGCGTCTTCAAGCGCATCAAGGAGCAATCAGAGCCATTAGGAAgcattcacacactcactggGGTGCACATTCCCCCAGATTTGGGTGTCAGGGCACAGAGCCATGCCCAAAGGCCCCGGGGTGGGGACCTGCGCTGAGGGAACGCACTAGAAGAAGCTGATCCTTCACTCGGCACCGGTTGCTGTGTTGATGCTGGAGGGGCAAAACTGATAGAAACTGTTGAATACAGAGAAAAGTGGTCAGATTAGATTTAAAGATGACATCATGATGCTGTTTAAGATGATGGTGTGGCCACATTCAGTGTTGCTGGGTAGATTACGTTGCTAGGTAGAGTACGCggagagagaatgaaagagtGCCGCATCCTCCCCTGATGGTGATAAATGGAAGCCGTCCCAGCAGTGGGACCACAGACCATCTGTGACACTCAGATAATCTCATAACAGGGAAGCACGTCGACGTACACACTCTCATTTACAATCTGGGGGCAGCGTAGGTCAAATTCTCACCTTCCAGAGGCCAGAAAAGACCAGAAAAAGCACTATAAAATTCTAAGAGTACCTCACAGAAGCGAGCCGTCCTGTTTGTGGCTCCGCTCGAAGACGTGACCCCCTGTGGGATGTTTCAGCCCCACATCTTCCTGCTGATTCAGATGTTCTGCAAGAGAAACTTTTTTTCTAGGTCTTCCCAAAAAACCTGATCTATTTTGGTTTTGAGTCGATTAATCAGACAACATTCCGCCTGGGAACAGCAGAGCGTCTCCACGCGGCGAAGACTCAGGGCAGGAGAGGCGAATATTTATAGAGCCCCCGCACCAGGATTCATCAGCTGATCTCTGCTTCAGTGTTTAGGAAGCCGTCTCCAGGCGGATACAGTAAAAACCCGAGTGTCTAATCGGAAACATGACATCAAATATAAATGACATTGAGTCAAAGTGACCTTTCGGCCCGTCGCTGCAGATTGTCGTCCCCGAGGAGGCACGTTGGCATTTCCTCCACACTACAGTAGGGTGGTTAAAAGGAACGGCCGTTTCCCGGGTAACCCGCTGTGGCATGTTTCGGTGACGGCCGAGACAAAGCCACACGTGACAGGCCTGCCGTCCCCCTACAGCTGTGACCTGTCTCCCACCCTGAAGAGGtaaagaagagcaggaaggGAGCTAGAGCTGGATTAGGAGAAGGAAAGAAGTGTGGAGAAATACTAAATCTGaattaaagaaaatgaggaGATGAGAAAATACTTTAGACCCGATCGGCtgcttggggaaaaaaaaaaaaggcaacaatgTGCGGGGATTAATCCTCAGGAGCACATATGTCAGCGCATGATGATACATTTCTCCACCGGCTCAGCGACCGGCCCACTGCTACTTCAAC
The nucleotide sequence above comes from Takifugu rubripes chromosome 9, fTakRub1.2, whole genome shotgun sequence. Encoded proteins:
- the ldlrad3 gene encoding low-density lipoprotein receptor class A domain-containing protein 3 isoform X1, producing MMWIWYLLLGSGSGSQTVESQLLPGNNVTTECNSPGNFMCADGKCVPGGWQCNGFPDCFDKSDERGCPKLKSKCAPTFFACANGVHCIIGRFRCNGFSDCPDGSDEENCSNPLLCSETRFKCRNGNCVDRSFLCNGQDNCQDNSDEERCLTTAEAPGQDFVTLDYRMRYYPSITYAVIGSAVIFVLVVALLALVLHHQRKRSVLLPRGVRGSLHHHQPLLLSRLVILDQGNLHPEGLTVAVAGRSNTLGLGLSGALYPSGLSTDSLPSYSQAVQDVSRPPWFDLPPPPYLSVEGSSSEDVLPQYEELHDPTARHTAASAPRTVASGAQVSRRSRDDLDQL
- the ldlrad3 gene encoding low-density lipoprotein receptor class A domain-containing protein 3 isoform X2, with the translated sequence MMWIWYLLLGSGSGSQTVAKLKSKCAPTFFACANGVHCIIGRFRCNGFSDCPDGSDEENCSNPLLCSETRFKCRNGNCVDRSFLCNGQDNCQDNSDEERCLTTAEAPGQDFVTLDYRMRYYPSITYAVIGSAVIFVLVVALLALVLHHQRKRSVLLPRGVRGSLHHHQPLLLSRLVILDQGNLHPEGLTVAVAGRSNTLGLGLSGALYPSGLSTDSLPSYSQAVQDVSRPPWFDLPPPPYLSVEGSSSEDVLPQYEELHDPTARHTAASAPRTVASGAQVSRRSRDDLDQL